Proteins from a genomic interval of Methanothrix sp.:
- a CDS encoding SIMPL domain-containing protein (The SIMPL domain is named for its presence in mouse protein SIMPL (signalling molecule that associates with mouse pelle-like kinase). Bacterial member BP26, from Brucella, was shown to assemble into a channel-like structure, while YggE from E. coli has been associated with resistance to oxidative stress.) codes for MDLKAVAVLMLICLSAASIASAADVPTITVVGEGSVTVPADVVYISVSASSDNENVTEAYAESSEKLNGSLAAIRNACAENCEILQGYSTGLQSTKVCSRGASNESICMNQSIVTVSASIRLQNPDQRTIESIKQTAESTGAYAAVTGYALSDATAAKNEARKKAVENARATAEAMVSAAGGRLGKIVDITESPLYIWDIPFGIFGPSVEPSTTEPGMVEVKTTVMVTYEIVS; via the coding sequence ATGGATTTGAAAGCAGTTGCTGTACTGATGTTGATCTGCCTCTCTGCTGCATCAATCGCATCTGCAGCTGACGTTCCCACAATAACAGTTGTTGGGGAGGGCAGCGTGACAGTGCCTGCGGATGTGGTGTACATCTCGGTATCGGCATCAAGCGATAATGAGAATGTGACTGAGGCGTATGCAGAGAGCTCTGAGAAGCTGAACGGCAGCCTTGCTGCTATAAGGAACGCATGTGCTGAGAACTGTGAGATACTCCAGGGATACTCCACAGGGCTTCAGAGCACAAAGGTATGCAGCAGAGGCGCATCGAATGAGAGCATTTGCATGAATCAGAGCATTGTGACCGTATCCGCGTCGATACGCCTGCAGAACCCTGATCAGAGGACAATAGAGAGCATCAAGCAGACCGCAGAGAGCACAGGGGCTTACGCAGCTGTGACAGGCTATGCGCTGAGCGATGCCACGGCTGCAAAGAACGAGGCGAGGAAGAAGGCCGTTGAAAACGCCAGGGCGACAGCAGAGGCGATGGTCAGCGCAGCAGGCGGAAGGCTTGGAAAGATCGTGGACATCACAGAGAGCCCGCTTTACATCTGGGACATACCTTTCGGCATCTTCGGACCATCAGTAGAGCCGAGCACCACAGAGCCGGGCATGGTTGAGGTTAAGACGACAGTCATGGTCACCTACGAGATCGTGAGCTGA
- the mtrH gene encoding tetrahydromethanopterin S-methyltransferase subunit H: MFRFARDQPVINIAGLRIGGQPGELPTALAGTVFYHGHNIVSDEEMGIFDGRRAEKLINRQAEISEETGNPGMLHIFASTRRAFERYLDFIDPIWSGPVIIDSFDPNTRAEMAIHVTEIGYADRTVYNSIGLASTESELALLKESDLDSAILLAFSPNASSVESRMELLSREGGLLATAREAGINNMLLDPGVAPLGSGAGAALRFAIVAKAKLGLPICSGMHNAASSWEWLRSRDKEVRRSCDASTAALAASFCASLVLYGPIENAGIVFPAVAMTDIMISEALEEMEVWPVWSHPRNRMV, translated from the coding sequence TTGTTCAGGTTTGCCAGGGATCAGCCGGTGATCAACATCGCTGGCCTTCGTATCGGAGGCCAGCCGGGTGAGCTTCCCACAGCTCTGGCCGGGACTGTGTTCTACCATGGCCATAACATAGTCTCCGATGAGGAGATGGGAATATTTGACGGAAGGAGGGCTGAGAAGCTTATAAACAGGCAGGCCGAGATCTCAGAGGAGACCGGAAATCCGGGAATGCTGCACATATTCGCGAGCACGCGGCGCGCTTTCGAGAGGTATCTCGATTTCATCGATCCCATCTGGAGCGGACCAGTGATAATAGACTCGTTCGATCCGAATACAAGGGCAGAAATGGCGATACATGTGACGGAGATCGGATACGCGGATCGCACAGTCTACAACAGCATAGGTCTGGCATCAACTGAGAGTGAGCTCGCCTTGCTTAAGGAATCCGATCTTGACTCGGCAATACTGCTCGCATTCAGCCCGAATGCATCGAGCGTTGAATCCAGGATGGAGCTGCTGAGCCGCGAGGGAGGTCTCCTGGCAACCGCCAGGGAGGCGGGGATCAACAACATGCTGCTGGACCCGGGCGTTGCGCCTCTTGGGAGTGGAGCTGGAGCCGCGCTGAGGTTCGCTATAGTCGCGAAGGCGAAGCTCGGCCTGCCCATCTGCTCAGGGATGCACAACGCTGCGAGCTCATGGGAGTGGCTGAGATCCAGGGATAAAGAGGTGAGGAGATCATGCGATGCATCCACAGCAGCCCTCGCAGCATCGTTCTGCGCCAGCCTCGTCCTCTACGGCCCGATCGAGAATGCCGGCATTGTGTTTCCCGCCGTCGCCATGACAGACATCATGATCTCAGAGGCGCTGGAGGAGATGGAGGTGTGGCCGGTGTGGTCACACCCCAGAAACAGAATGGTGTGA
- a CDS encoding tetrahydromethanopterin S-methyltransferase subunit A, producing MDDNCHDDWPPVRGDYRIGDRGRGVAVVTLASRLDIRGAAIVGTCKTENLGVEKIVANIISNPNIRYLIVCGAESRGHLPGDAIVSLHRNGIDESGRIIGAAGAIPFIQNLQREAVERFRRQIDVVDMRGVEDAAEIERIVDHYSGIAEPFPEPPFEVVKKTHSSMVQPGDLDISLGPDVYLDVEAWAVFLTTQKQHMTSVGA from the coding sequence ATGGATGATAACTGTCATGACGACTGGCCGCCGGTTCGCGGAGATTACAGGATTGGTGACAGGGGACGGGGCGTCGCAGTGGTCACGCTCGCAAGCAGGCTGGATATCAGAGGAGCAGCCATAGTCGGGACATGCAAGACCGAGAATCTGGGGGTGGAGAAGATCGTGGCGAACATCATCTCCAACCCGAATATAAGGTATCTGATCGTGTGCGGCGCCGAGTCGCGGGGTCACCTGCCTGGCGACGCGATAGTCTCCCTTCACAGAAACGGCATTGATGAGAGCGGTAGAATCATAGGCGCCGCAGGGGCGATACCGTTCATCCAGAACCTTCAGCGTGAGGCCGTCGAGCGGTTCCGCAGGCAGATCGATGTGGTGGATATGAGAGGGGTCGAGGATGCCGCTGAGATCGAGAGGATCGTTGATCACTACAGTGGAATCGCAGAGCCATTTCCCGAGCCGCCGTTTGAGGTCGTCAAAAAAACGCACAGCTCGATGGTCCAGCCGGGGGATCTCGATATCAGCCTCGGACCGGATGTGTATCTGGATGTGGAGGCGTGGGCAGTGTTTCTGACAACGCAGAAACAGCACATGACTTCGGTGGGTGCTTGA